A genomic segment from Nicotiana tabacum cultivar K326 chromosome 7, ASM71507v2, whole genome shotgun sequence encodes:
- the LOC107826489 gene encoding uncharacterized protein LOC107826489 → MATTISFLASLLIILAIFTPEIHAVDYAVTNRATNTAGGARFNRDIGAQYSKQTLAASTSFIWKIFQQNSPADRKNVQKVSMFVDDIGGVAYASNNEIHVSARYIQSYSGNVKREITGVLYHESTHIWQWNGNGRAPGGLIEGIADYVRLKAGFAPSHWVKPGQGDRWDQGYDVTARFLDYCNSLRNGFVAQLNKKMRNGYSNQFFVDLLGKTVDQLWSDYKAKFRA, encoded by the exons ATGGCCACCACAATTTCCTTCCTTGCTTCTCTACTAATTATCCTTGCAATATTCACCCCTGAAATCCATGCAGTAGATTACGCCGTTACCAACAGGGCCACCAACACCGCCGGCGGTGCCCGTTTCAACCGAGATATCGGTGCCCAATATAGCAAACAAACACTCGCAGCTTCAACTTCATTCATATGGAAGATCTTCCAACAGAATTCTCCGGCTGATCGCAAAAACGTGCAAAAGGTAAGTATGTTTGTCGATGACATAGGCGGAGTAGCTTACGCTAGCAACAATGAGATTCATGTTAGTGCCAG GTATATTCAGAGTTACTCTGGTAACGTCAAGAGAGAGATAACCGGAGTATTGTACCACGAGAGCACCCACATTTGGCAGTGGAACGGGAACGGTCGGGCTCCCGGCGGATTAATTGAAGGGATTGCTGATTATGTGAGGCTCAAAGCTGGTTTTGCACCTAGCCACTGGGTGAAACCAGGGCAGGGCGATCGATGGGACCAAGGCTACGACGTGACTGCTCGATTTCTTGATTACTGCAACAGCTTGAGAAATGGATTCGTGGCACAACTTAACAAAAAGATGAGAAATGGCTATAGTAATCAGTTCTTTgttgacttgctggggaagacGGTTGATCAACTTTGGAGTGATTACAAAGCTAAATTTCGTGCATAG